Proteins from a single region of Chryseomicrobium sp. FSL W7-1435:
- the accA gene encoding acetyl-CoA carboxylase carboxyl transferase subunit alpha, with amino-acid sequence MVKTLPFEEPIEKLQNKIEELKNYTKDADVDLTDEISTLEARLEQLREEVYTNIQPWDRVQIARHPERPTTYDYIESIMEDFIELHGDRSYGDDAAIVGGIGTINGNPVTLIGHQRGRDTKENVRRNFGMPHPEGYRKALRLMKQAEQFGRPVICLIDTKGAYPGKAAEERGQSEAIARNLIEMANLKVPVVSIIIGEGGSGGALALGVGNHVHMLENSTYSVISPEGAASILWKDASLAKKAAESMKITAPDLQEMGIIDDIIPEVKGGAHHDKPMQADYVKQTIVESLRSLTALSQEQLIQQRYEKFAQMGSFSS; translated from the coding sequence ATGGTAAAAACATTGCCTTTTGAGGAACCGATTGAAAAATTGCAAAACAAAATCGAAGAACTTAAAAATTACACCAAAGATGCTGATGTGGATTTGACGGATGAAATAAGCACGCTTGAGGCACGCCTAGAACAGCTAAGGGAAGAAGTTTATACAAACATTCAGCCTTGGGACCGTGTTCAAATTGCTCGTCACCCTGAGCGTCCTACAACGTATGATTATATTGAATCTATCATGGAAGATTTTATTGAACTTCATGGCGATCGTAGTTACGGGGATGATGCGGCGATAGTTGGGGGCATCGGAACTATCAACGGCAATCCGGTAACGCTTATTGGACATCAACGTGGACGGGATACAAAAGAAAATGTACGCAGAAACTTTGGTATGCCCCATCCAGAAGGCTACCGCAAAGCCCTTCGCCTGATGAAACAAGCAGAACAATTTGGACGACCTGTTATTTGCTTGATTGATACAAAAGGGGCATACCCTGGTAAGGCTGCTGAGGAGCGTGGACAAAGTGAAGCCATCGCTCGTAACTTGATTGAAATGGCCAATTTAAAAGTTCCTGTTGTCAGCATTATTATCGGTGAGGGTGGAAGTGGTGGTGCGCTAGCTCTTGGAGTAGGGAACCACGTACACATGCTAGAAAATAGCACATATTCTGTTATCTCTCCAGAAGGAGCAGCATCCATCCTTTGGAAAGATGCTAGTTTAGCGAAAAAAGCAGCAGAGTCGATGAAGATAACAGCGCCAGATCTTCAAGAGATGGGAATCATTGATGACATTATCCCTGAAGTGAAAGGTGGCGCTCATCATGACAAGCCGATGCAAGCAGATTATGTGAAGCAGACGATTGTCGAATCGTTGCGTTCACTGACAGCACTTTCACAAGAACAACTGATTCAACAACGTTATGAAAAGTTTGCTCAAATGGGATCATTTTCGTCCTAG
- the pfkA gene encoding 6-phosphofructokinase — protein sequence MKRIAVLTSGGDAPGMNPAIRAVVRKGIYEGLEVYGVYNGYQGLIEGKIEPMTLGFVGDIIQRGGTKLYSARCPEFRTKEGQQKALDQIKKHQIDGLVIIGGDGSYQGSMVLTNHGIPCVGVPGTIDNDIPGTDYTLGFDTALNTVVEAIDKIRDTATSHERTFIIEVMGRDAGDIAVWAGLAGGAETILIPEVNETMESIVQRLDSGSQRGKKHSIIIVAEGVMSGNEFAERLKEHTAMDTRVSILGHIQRGGTPSARDRVMASQFGAKAVEILLQNKGGRAIGLRHNQVVDYDMQEAFEGKHELDLSMYHLSKELSI from the coding sequence GTGAAAAGAATTGCGGTTTTGACAAGTGGTGGAGATGCCCCTGGTATGAACCCTGCTATTCGGGCAGTTGTTCGAAAAGGGATTTATGAAGGACTTGAAGTGTATGGCGTATATAACGGCTACCAAGGATTGATAGAAGGTAAAATCGAGCCGATGACTCTTGGTTTTGTAGGCGATATCATCCAGCGCGGGGGGACAAAATTGTATTCTGCCCGTTGCCCAGAATTTCGAACAAAAGAAGGCCAACAAAAAGCACTAGATCAGATTAAGAAGCACCAAATTGATGGCTTGGTCATCATAGGTGGAGATGGTTCTTATCAAGGTTCTATGGTACTTACAAACCACGGGATACCTTGTGTGGGCGTACCAGGAACAATCGATAATGATATTCCAGGAACAGACTATACACTAGGATTTGATACAGCACTAAATACAGTAGTAGAAGCAATTGATAAAATTCGCGATACAGCGACCTCTCATGAGCGCACGTTTATCATTGAAGTAATGGGCCGTGATGCGGGAGATATTGCCGTATGGGCTGGACTTGCTGGTGGGGCAGAAACTATCCTCATTCCTGAAGTGAACGAAACAATGGAGTCTATCGTGCAACGACTTGATAGTGGTTCCCAGCGAGGTAAGAAACATAGTATTATTATCGTCGCAGAGGGCGTCATGAGTGGGAATGAATTTGCAGAACGTCTGAAAGAACATACAGCAATGGATACGCGAGTTTCCATTTTAGGTCATATTCAACGTGGTGGAACGCCTTCAGCACGCGATCGTGTGATGGCAAGTCAGTTTGGTGCAAAAGCTGTTGAAATCCTGCTTCAAAACAAAGGTGGCCGCGCAATCGGTTTGCGTCACAACCAGGTTGTGGATTATGACATGCAGGAAGCATTTGAAGGAAAACATGAATTAGATTTATCGATGTACCATTTATCTAAAGAATTATCTATCTAA
- the pyk gene encoding pyruvate kinase, protein MRKTKIVCTIGPASESEEMLEKLILAGMNVARLNFSHGNHEEHGARISRIRTVAERLDRIVGILLDTKGPEIRTHKMENDSIELTTGQKIAISTTEVLGNAEVFSITYDKLIEDVFPGSIILLDDGLIELRVESVDAEQGKIFTTVINAGTLKNNKGVNVPGVSVQLPGMTEKDAQDILFGIEQDVDFIAASFVRRDTDVLEIRQLLEKNGGGHIQIVPKIENQEGVDNIDKILEVSDGLMVARGDLGVEIPAEEVPLVQKKLITKCNHLGKPVITATQMLDSMQRNPRPTRAEASDVANAILDGTDAIMLSGETAAGMYPVESVETMHKIAVRTEKAVDYRSIVGKLSKKRDVNMTDAIGQAVAHTSLNLNVKAVLAPTESGHTAKMISKFRPGVPIVGVTSSPRPARQLSLVWGVYPIIGAKAHTTDEILETSIEESLEKGYVSHGDLVIITAGVPVGKAGTTNLMKVHIIGDMVARGQGIGKTTAMGQAYVVQPGDFADAAKAEGKILVTVGSDKDMVPAIERCSGLIAEEGGLTSHAAVVGLTLGKPVIVGVENATSLIENGQELTIDAESGVIYHGQAHII, encoded by the coding sequence ATGCGAAAAACGAAGATTGTTTGTACGATTGGACCAGCCAGTGAAAGTGAGGAAATGTTAGAGAAGTTGATTTTAGCGGGTATGAATGTAGCTCGTCTAAACTTCTCTCACGGAAATCACGAGGAGCATGGGGCACGTATTTCACGAATTCGTACGGTGGCGGAGCGTTTAGACCGTATTGTTGGGATTCTTTTAGACACGAAAGGCCCTGAAATTCGTACCCACAAAATGGAGAACGATTCTATTGAACTGACGACAGGTCAAAAAATTGCGATTTCTACAACAGAAGTACTTGGCAATGCTGAGGTATTCTCTATCACATACGATAAATTGATTGAAGATGTTTTCCCAGGATCTATAATCCTACTGGATGACGGTTTAATTGAATTACGCGTGGAATCTGTAGATGCTGAACAAGGCAAAATTTTCACGACTGTTATCAATGCAGGAACATTAAAAAACAACAAAGGCGTTAACGTTCCCGGCGTATCTGTTCAGTTACCTGGAATGACAGAAAAAGATGCTCAAGACATTTTATTTGGTATCGAGCAAGACGTAGACTTTATCGCAGCTTCATTTGTTCGTCGTGACACAGATGTGCTAGAAATTCGTCAACTTCTTGAAAAAAATGGCGGCGGTCACATTCAAATTGTACCGAAAATCGAAAACCAAGAAGGCGTCGACAATATTGATAAGATTTTAGAAGTGTCAGACGGCTTAATGGTAGCTCGTGGAGATCTAGGTGTAGAGATTCCAGCTGAAGAAGTGCCGTTAGTTCAAAAGAAATTAATTACTAAATGTAATCACCTAGGAAAGCCTGTTATCACAGCAACTCAAATGCTTGATTCTATGCAACGAAACCCACGTCCTACGCGTGCAGAAGCATCAGATGTTGCAAACGCCATCCTAGATGGCACAGATGCCATTATGTTATCTGGTGAAACAGCTGCTGGTATGTATCCGGTCGAATCTGTAGAAACAATGCATAAAATTGCAGTTCGCACTGAAAAAGCTGTAGACTATCGTTCAATCGTTGGAAAGTTAAGCAAAAAGCGTGATGTAAATATGACAGATGCCATTGGTCAAGCGGTTGCTCACACGTCTCTTAACTTAAATGTAAAAGCAGTACTAGCACCAACAGAGAGCGGACATACCGCTAAAATGATTTCTAAATTCCGACCAGGTGTGCCGATTGTTGGCGTAACTTCTTCACCACGTCCAGCTCGTCAATTGTCATTAGTCTGGGGCGTTTATCCAATCATTGGTGCAAAAGCACATACAACTGATGAGATTTTAGAAACTTCAATCGAAGAAAGCCTTGAAAAAGGATATGTTTCTCACGGCGATCTAGTAATCATTACTGCAGGTGTACCAGTAGGAAAAGCCGGAACAACGAACTTGATGAAAGTGCATATCATTGGTGATATGGTTGCTCGTGGTCAAGGAATTGGAAAAACTACAGCAATGGGTCAAGCTTATGTAGTACAACCTGGTGATTTCGCAGACGCAGCTAAAGCAGAAGGCAAAATTCTTGTGACAGTTGGAAGTGACAAAGACATGGTGCCAGCTATTGAACGCTGTTCAGGCCTTATTGCAGAAGAAGGCGGGTTAACTAGTCATGCTGCTGTTGTTGGTTTAACGCTCGGCAAACCTGTAATCGTAGGCGTGGAAAATGCGACTTCCTTGATTGAAAATGGTCAAGAACTTACAATAGATGCAGAGTCTGGTGTCATTTATCACGGTCAGGCCCATATCATTTAA
- a CDS encoding FxsA family protein: MKWIILAVLLIPITELVLFLTVGKAIGVFWTLGLILLSGVVGIYLVKSVGIQAFKDLPRQIERGEHPANTVVDGVLIGIGAVLVLLPGFLTDAVGISLLIRPTRQLYRPVINRFIQRKIRKGNIVIVR; the protein is encoded by the coding sequence GTGAAATGGATCATTTTAGCTGTATTATTGATTCCAATTACTGAACTGGTTTTATTTTTAACCGTTGGGAAAGCTATTGGCGTCTTTTGGACGCTAGGTTTGATTTTGCTTTCGGGAGTCGTAGGAATCTATCTAGTCAAATCAGTTGGAATTCAAGCATTTAAAGATTTACCTCGTCAAATTGAACGAGGAGAACATCCAGCTAATACTGTAGTAGATGGTGTTCTTATCGGTATTGGTGCAGTATTAGTCTTACTACCAGGATTTTTAACAGACGCTGTAGGTATTTCACTTCTTATTCGCCCAACCCGTCAATTGTACCGTCCAGTAATTAATCGTTTCATTCAACGAAAAATTCGCAAAGGCAATATCGTTATTGTCCGTTAA
- a CDS encoding AI-2E family transporter, with protein sequence MKNTDRKYIYIMLFFCGLTLFLYYLTPIYTALFLAFTLAPLVTWTMRHKVLFSSCLLVIGFGIWKFTPLLQQELTFAFKGLLSLLHTLQSEMTGNFSTSSWTEKIVTQLESYLSAETVVSSIQLSSAFIMECALFLSLFLLALITFTKQPNWIIAWLPKRKQVSLRPVVQQAQTVTTLFFRNEFILIGVTWLASSLFLLVIQFPHAFLVGLGIAILDVIPFLGVSIFYLPLSFYFFTTSHTLEALLTLLFFFLLVLTRHLLEPLLWKQRVQLPALVVLLILSSSLLLLGVKGFLLIPICFVIAGYIQLEKEPVH encoded by the coding sequence ATGAAAAACACGGATAGAAAATACATCTATATTATGTTGTTTTTCTGCGGTTTGACTCTCTTTCTTTACTATTTGACACCCATTTACACAGCGCTATTTTTAGCCTTTACTCTTGCCCCGCTTGTCACATGGACGATGCGCCATAAAGTGCTTTTCAGTAGTTGCCTTTTAGTGATAGGTTTTGGCATCTGGAAATTCACACCTCTTCTTCAACAAGAACTTACTTTTGCATTTAAGGGTCTTCTCTCTCTACTGCATACATTGCAATCAGAAATGACCGGCAATTTTTCTACAAGTAGTTGGACAGAAAAAATTGTCACCCAATTAGAAAGTTATTTATCGGCAGAAACTGTAGTTAGTTCGATACAACTTTCCAGTGCATTTATTATGGAATGCGCGCTGTTCCTCTCCCTCTTCCTATTAGCACTTATCACGTTTACGAAACAACCCAATTGGATCATTGCTTGGTTACCCAAACGAAAGCAAGTGTCACTTCGACCCGTTGTTCAACAAGCACAGACCGTCACAACTCTTTTCTTTAGAAATGAATTTATTTTAATTGGAGTGACTTGGCTAGCAAGCTCCTTGTTTTTACTTGTTATTCAGTTCCCTCATGCTTTTCTTGTCGGCTTAGGCATCGCCATTTTAGATGTCATACCATTTTTAGGCGTGAGCATTTTTTACTTGCCCTTAAGTTTTTATTTCTTTACTACATCACATACTTTGGAAGCTCTTCTGACACTGCTGTTCTTTTTCTTATTAGTTTTAACACGTCATTTACTTGAACCTCTACTTTGGAAGCAAAGAGTGCAACTCCCTGCATTAGTGGTGTTGCTCATATTATCTAGCTCCTTACTCTTATTAGGAGTAAAAGGGTTCTTGCTGATTCCCATCTGTTTTGTCATTGCGGGGTATATACAACTAGAAAAAGAGCCTGTCCACTAA